From the genome of Eublepharis macularius isolate TG4126 chromosome 12, MPM_Emac_v1.0, whole genome shotgun sequence, one region includes:
- the ATF5 gene encoding cyclic AMP-dependent transcription factor ATF-5: MSLLAALTLDLDLTMLPASAMPCRPELLKHRLPHAGHCELLTGPVDEGFALNMERPLLTGDGFSDWMTERTDLATLLSVSGEPSLLSLPSPPTPDLEAMTSLLKKELEQMEDYFLEESLSPDQVAPSTPPSDGNFHFPFGDGFQPLEHHSTPAPLQTLDSSCLELLELYGRDVPPEIPLQGNEVPIPLQRPPTLPPKGDRRQKKRDQNKTAALRYRQRKRAEHEALGDECQALEARNRDLREKAESIEREIQYVKDLLIEVYKARSQRLRTTP, translated from the exons ATGTCTCTGCTGGCGGCGCTGACCCTGGACCTGGACCTGACGATGCTCCCAGCTAGCGCCATGCCTTGCAGGCCGGAGCTGCTCAAGCACCGGCTGCCCCACGCTGGTCACTGTGAGCTGCTAACCGGACCTGTAGATGAGGGCTTTGCCCTCAATATGGAGCGCCCACTACTGACAG GCGATGGCTTCTCAGACTGGATGACAGAGCGCACAGACCTGGCCACGCTCTTGAGTGTGTCAGGGGAGCCTTCACTGCTCTCACTGCCCTCCCCTCCTACTCCGGACCTGGAGGCCATGACCTCACTGCTCAAAAAAGAGTTGGAGCAGATGGAGGACTATTTCTTGGAAGAGTCACTCTCTCCCGATCAGGTAGCACCCAGTACACCCCCTTCTGATGGGAACTTCCACTTTCCTTTCGGTGATGGTTTCCAGCCCTTGGAGCACCACAGCACACCTGCTCCTTTGCAGACCTTGGATTCCAGCTGTTTAGAGTTGTTAGAGCTCTATGGTAGAGATGTGCCTCCTGAGATTCCCCTGCAGGGAAATGAAGTACCAATCCCACTACAACGGCCACCTACTCTACCACCAAAGGGGGACCGGCGCCAGAAGAAGCGGGACCAGAACAAAACAGCGGCCCTGCGCTACCGTCAGCGCAAACGAGCTGAACATGAGGCACTAGGGGACGAGTGTCAGGCCCTAGAGGCACGCAACCGTGACCTTCGTGAGAAAGCAGAATCTATTGAACGAGAGATCCAATATGTCAAGGACCTGCTTATTGAGGTCTATAAGGCACGGAGTCAGCGCCTGCGCACCACCCCCTAG